The uncultured Treponema sp. genomic sequence CACAGCCACGGAACAGATCCGGTCCTTGGGCAAGTTGTGCGGCTTTTTATTGAGCAAGACAAGCGGCTTGGAACTTCCGGCCATCCAGACAGAAATCACGGCGGTTCTGGAGCGACTTGGGTAATAATAAAAAATTAGATTTTTTCAATTGATTTATTCAATGGATTTTAGTAAGTTTAGTTTTAAGAGTTGTTTGCTGATATGGAAGATTTGTATAAAATTTTGAATGTTGAAAAAAATGCCTCTGCGGAAGAAATCAAAAAAGCCTATAGAAATTTAGCATTTAAATTTCATCCAGACAGAAATCCGGGCGATAAATCCGCGGAAGAAAATTTCAAAAAAATAAACGAAGCTTATTCAGTTTTAGGCGATGAAATAAAACGCCGCCAGTACGACCAGTACAACATGAACGGCTTTTCTGAAAATTTTCAGCAGAATGGCGGATTTTATCAAGGCGACCCTTTTGCGGATTTTTTCAACAACAGAAATTATCAGTACACTTACACTTATTCTTCAAAAAATTCAGAGAGCAAAAAAGGCTTTTCTTTAATAGGACTTTTCTTAAGCATAATTCAGATTTTGTTCTGCTTCTTGGGATTTACCACAGTCGGCAGATGGAGTTTTTTGCTCGGCATTTTATTTTTTATCGGACTTGTCAACGGAATAAAATCAGCGGCAGGAAATTTAAAATGGATTCTTGCGGAATAAAAAACTGAAAGGGAGATTTTAATGGAAAATAATTCAGGAATTGTTGTTTACACTGATGGCGGCTGCCGCGGAAATCCTGGCTGCGGAGGCTGGGGCTGCGTTATAATTGACGGCGAAAAAGAATACAAATTTTCCGGCGGAGAAAAACTTACAACAAACAATCGCATGGAACTTATGGCGGCAATAAGCGCGCTGAATTCAATTGCTGAAAATGCGCTTTGGAAAAATCAGCATATTTCAGTTTATTCAGACAGCCAGTATGTAAAAAACGGAATAACTTCTTGGATTCAAAACTGGAAAAAAAACGGCTGGAAAACTTCCGCAAAGAAACCTGTTCTAAACAAAGATTTGTGGGTTCAGCTTGATTCAGTTTACAATCTTCTTGACATCGAATGGAAATGGGTCAAAGGTCATGCGGGCGTAAAGTACAACGAAATTTGCGATGAGCTTTGCAACATGGAAATGGACAAGCAAAGCTGAAATTTGTTTGCAAGAAATGTTTGCTGTAAAGAGAATGTTTTTTACTCTATAAAGATATAATCGTTGAAATAAACCGCGCGGATTTGTCCCATTACAAGATTTTCGTTTATTTTTTGAAGCAGTTCTTCTTTTATTAAATTTTCTCCTTTTGCCCGGATTTGGCTGAAAGTGAGCGCAGAAAAATAATTTGTAAAAATCGATTTTATCTGCCGTTCT encodes the following:
- a CDS encoding DnaJ domain-containing protein is translated as MEDLYKILNVEKNASAEEIKKAYRNLAFKFHPDRNPGDKSAEENFKKINEAYSVLGDEIKRRQYDQYNMNGFSENFQQNGGFYQGDPFADFFNNRNYQYTYTYSSKNSESKKGFSLIGLFLSIIQILFCFLGFTTVGRWSFLLGILFFIGLVNGIKSAAGNLKWILAE
- the rnhA gene encoding ribonuclease HI, whose product is MENNSGIVVYTDGGCRGNPGCGGWGCVIIDGEKEYKFSGGEKLTTNNRMELMAAISALNSIAENALWKNQHISVYSDSQYVKNGITSWIQNWKKNGWKTSAKKPVLNKDLWVQLDSVYNLLDIEWKWVKGHAGVKYNEICDELCNMEMDKQS